Proteins encoded within one genomic window of uncultured Draconibacterium sp.:
- the mtnP gene encoding S-methyl-5'-thioadenosine phosphorylase, which yields MKKIAIIGGSGLEDPAILKEVTEVSVETPYGAPSSSFKCGKIGGVDVAILSRHGRDHSIPPSNVNNQANIWAIKELGCTHILATTACGSLRLEIHRGDLVMLDQFIDFTRHRKNSFVEEFKDGQLNHPAMSDPFSYKLRQRLIETAEELDLGFHKTGTVITIEGPRFSTRAESNMFRAWGADVINMSIAPECALANELEIPYAAVAMSTDYDCWNVDEAPVTWEDVLKVFNENVKHVIALLENTIASLQK from the coding sequence ATGAAAAAAATTGCAATAATTGGTGGCTCCGGCCTGGAAGATCCTGCCATTCTGAAAGAGGTAACTGAGGTAAGTGTTGAAACACCTTATGGGGCGCCTTCGTCGTCGTTTAAATGCGGTAAAATTGGAGGAGTAGATGTGGCAATATTGTCGAGACATGGCCGCGATCATTCTATTCCTCCCTCTAATGTAAATAACCAGGCTAATATTTGGGCCATAAAAGAGTTGGGTTGTACGCATATCTTGGCGACCACCGCCTGCGGAAGTCTTCGTTTGGAGATTCATCGCGGAGATCTTGTGATGCTCGATCAGTTTATTGATTTTACCCGCCATAGGAAAAATTCATTTGTTGAAGAATTTAAAGACGGACAGCTAAACCACCCCGCAATGTCGGATCCGTTTAGCTATAAATTACGCCAGAGATTGATTGAAACTGCAGAAGAACTGGATTTGGGATTTCATAAAACCGGAACCGTAATAACGATTGAAGGACCGCGCTTTTCAACACGCGCCGAGTCAAACATGTTTCGGGCATGGGGCGCCGATGTTATAAATATGTCGATTGCTCCCGAGTGTGCTCTGGCCAATGAATTGGAAATTCCGTATGCTGCCGTTGCAATGAGTACTGATTATGACTGCTGGAATGTGGATGAAGCGCCTGTTACCTGGGAAGACGTGCTTAAAGTGTTCAATGAGAACGTTAAGCATGTAATTGCACTTCTGGAGAATACGATTGCATCGCTGCAAAAATAG
- a CDS encoding HAMP domain-containing sensor histidine kinase: MNKKLFTGLIILMGISILGIIAVQLVWMNNAIRVKNEMFERGVNQALQQTVSRLEDLHNLGVVNEMVFAGDSADLLQDFDFDVEFDTDSDDEFTWNVSPGQTRVFRQRSDSLQRPVRIIREFAPDNDEARIEIHIDNDSDSRKVQSYAYNLSTSTTGKNHVVIAGDSPEPGSIVFVKSDTIIRSADSLYTISTVKIDSLLTDLDTFKILAPDISKRVKLKATSLKRMANKVVTEVATWDVRQLDENLIYEVLKKELDENNIPLDFEYGIFRGDELSFPKPATDSLEVANTVFQAQLYPNDIFQKDIKLAVVFPGRDSFIYRSLNWLLIASFFFSVFILVTFALSIFYIIRQKKISEMKSDFINNMTHEFKTPIATISVATDSITNQKVLGDPERIKYFAGMIKKENTRMNRQVEDILTIARLDKKDFEFHWETIDVHDLISDAVQGIKLQVEKRGGKIELDLKAINSMVTTDRIHCTNVVYNLIDNANKYSGDAPEIIVSTINQQKGVVVSVTDKGIGMNKAVQAKIFERFYRQTSGNIHNVKGFGLGLSYVKAVLEANRGTISVSSEPGKGSKFDVILPFVRE; encoded by the coding sequence ATGAACAAAAAGCTTTTTACCGGATTGATCATTTTGATGGGCATCTCCATTTTGGGGATCATTGCCGTTCAGCTCGTATGGATGAACAACGCCATTCGGGTAAAAAACGAAATGTTCGAACGTGGCGTTAACCAGGCGTTGCAGCAAACGGTAAGTCGTTTGGAAGACCTGCATAACCTTGGTGTGGTAAACGAAATGGTATTTGCCGGTGATTCCGCCGACTTGCTTCAGGATTTTGATTTCGATGTTGAATTTGATACTGATTCGGATGATGAATTCACATGGAATGTGTCGCCGGGGCAGACACGTGTTTTCCGTCAGCGGAGTGACTCTTTACAACGACCGGTAAGAATCATTCGCGAATTTGCACCCGACAATGATGAGGCCCGCATTGAGATTCATATCGATAACGATTCCGACAGCCGCAAAGTACAGTCGTACGCCTACAACTTAAGTACTTCAACCACGGGTAAAAACCATGTGGTGATTGCAGGCGATAGTCCTGAGCCGGGAAGTATTGTATTTGTAAAAAGCGACACGATTATAAGAAGTGCCGATTCGCTTTACACCATTAGTACCGTAAAGATCGATTCGCTTCTTACTGATCTGGATACTTTTAAAATTCTGGCTCCCGATATCTCGAAACGTGTAAAACTGAAAGCTACCAGCCTGAAACGAATGGCCAATAAAGTAGTCACCGAGGTTGCTACCTGGGACGTGCGTCAGTTGGATGAAAACCTGATTTACGAGGTGCTTAAAAAGGAACTTGACGAAAACAACATCCCGCTCGATTTTGAATATGGTATTTTTCGTGGCGATGAGTTGAGTTTTCCAAAACCGGCAACTGATTCACTGGAAGTCGCGAACACTGTTTTTCAAGCCCAACTTTATCCCAACGATATCTTTCAGAAGGACATTAAACTGGCAGTCGTTTTTCCGGGCCGCGATAGTTTTATTTATCGCTCGCTAAACTGGTTATTGATCGCGTCGTTCTTTTTCTCGGTTTTTATTCTGGTAACTTTTGCCCTCAGTATTTTTTACATTATTCGGCAAAAGAAAATCTCCGAGATGAAATCGGATTTCATTAATAACATGACGCACGAGTTTAAAACGCCCATCGCGACAATTTCGGTAGCGACAGATTCGATCACTAATCAGAAAGTGTTGGGCGATCCGGAGCGGATAAAATATTTTGCGGGTATGATTAAAAAGGAAAATACCCGCATGAACCGGCAAGTGGAGGATATTCTCACCATTGCACGATTGGATAAAAAGGATTTTGAATTTCATTGGGAAACCATTGATGTGCACGATCTGATCAGCGACGCCGTTCAGGGAATTAAACTACAGGTTGAAAAACGCGGCGGTAAAATTGAGTTGGATTTGAAGGCCATTAATTCAATGGTGACTACCGACCGGATTCATTGTACGAATGTGGTTTATAACCTGATTGACAATGCCAATAAATATTCCGGCGATGCGCCTGAGATTATTGTGTCAACAATCAATCAGCAAAAAGGTGTGGTGGTTTCGGTAACCGACAAAGGAATTGGAATGAATAAAGCAGTTCAGGCAAAAATCTTTGAACGTTTTTACCGCCAAACCAGCGGCAATATTCACAATGTTAAAGGTTTTGGACTGGGGCTGAGTTATGTAAAAGCCGTATTGGAAGCGAATCGCGGAACCATTTCTGTGAGCAGCGAACCCGGCAAGGGAAGCAAATTTGATGTAATTTTACCTTTTGTGAGGGAATAA
- a CDS encoding response regulator transcription factor: protein MTIKQHIFLVEDDLSFGAVLKSYLELNDFEVTWVDDGKYAVDKFNAGSFQICILDVMLPNIDGFTIGTEIRKLDANIPMVFLTAKTLKEDILKGYNVGADDYITKPFDTEVLLCKIQAIIKRQSVLPVNDETVFSIGVYEFDSKLRVISSNGNKQKLSPKEADLLKLLCQNKNELLSRETALRKIWGEDGYFTARSMDVFITKLRKYLKDDPNIEIKNIHGSGFLLEVTPGTKNQ from the coding sequence ATGACAATAAAGCAACACATATTTCTGGTGGAAGACGACCTTAGTTTTGGGGCGGTTTTAAAATCGTACCTCGAATTGAACGACTTTGAAGTTACCTGGGTTGATGATGGAAAATATGCAGTTGATAAGTTCAACGCCGGGTCTTTTCAAATTTGCATTTTGGATGTAATGTTGCCCAATATCGACGGATTTACCATTGGTACTGAAATACGCAAGCTGGATGCGAATATTCCAATGGTTTTTCTAACGGCAAAAACCTTAAAAGAAGATATTCTGAAAGGCTACAACGTTGGAGCTGACGATTATATTACCAAACCTTTTGATACCGAAGTGTTGCTGTGTAAAATTCAGGCCATTATAAAACGACAGTCGGTGCTGCCGGTAAATGATGAAACTGTTTTTTCCATCGGAGTGTATGAGTTTGATTCTAAACTACGGGTGATCAGTAGCAACGGGAATAAACAAAAATTGTCGCCAAAAGAAGCCGATTTGCTGAAACTACTTTGTCAAAATAAAAACGAATTGCTTTCGCGCGAAACGGCACTCCGCAAAATTTGGGGCGAAGACGGTTATTTCACTGCACGCAGCATGGACGTTTTTATTACCAAACTGCGCAAATACCTAAAAGACGATCCGAACATCGAGATCAAGAATATTCATGGCAGCGGATTCCTTTTGGAAGTGACTCCCGGAACAAAAAATCAATAA
- a CDS encoding MazG nucleotide pyrophosphohydrolase domain-containing protein — protein MPILKDQPQLADFQKYVSKLEQERGFATQTTIDKCLLLGEEVGELFKAVRKSEGLLIDSNSDFSEIADELADIFIYLCAIANRKGIDMEEAFRSKEEKNKQRKWVRV, from the coding sequence ATGCCCATATTAAAAGATCAACCACAATTAGCCGATTTTCAAAAATATGTTTCCAAATTGGAACAGGAGCGGGGTTTCGCCACGCAAACTACTATCGATAAGTGCCTGTTGCTGGGCGAAGAGGTTGGAGAACTGTTTAAGGCCGTTCGAAAATCAGAAGGATTGCTCATAGATTCAAATTCCGACTTCTCTGAAATTGCTGATGAGCTGGCAGATATATTCATTTATCTGTGTGCCATTGCTAATCGAAAAGGAATCGACATGGAAGAGGCCTTTCGCAGCAAAGAAGAAAAGAACAAACAGCGAAAATGGGTTCGTGTTTGA
- a CDS encoding ATP-dependent 6-phosphofructokinase, with protein sequence MAEEFYVDRLGKCTVKSPLNLSTVEGDGIFDFIRDDERILYYNTVSKVKEQLAKGEEPLSFERAGPREHLYFEPAKTRVAIVTCGGLCPGLNNVIRGIVNNLWERYGVKKIYGIKYGYSGFIPEYNFPYIELDPDVVDDIHKAGGTMLGSSRGNQPVETIVDTLERLNINILFTIGGDGTQRGAHAIAEEIKKRNLKISIAGIPKTIDNDINMIERSFGFETAFSIAMTVIQNAHYEAKGVYNGIAVIKLMGRDSGFIAANAALACPDVNFVLIPEMDFDLDGEKGFLTILKKRLQEKQHAVIVVAEGAGQFFFNNDNGKDASGNKVYEDIGLYIRDKISEELKASNIPFSLKYIDPSYILRSTPANANDSKFCFQLAQNAVHAAMAGRTDFVVGYWQGAFTVLPIPLATKERKKVNLEGNLWGSVIEATGQPVCMQNNCP encoded by the coding sequence ATGGCTGAAGAATTTTATGTTGATAGACTGGGAAAATGCACCGTTAAATCGCCGCTTAACCTCTCAACGGTTGAGGGAGACGGGATCTTTGATTTTATTCGTGATGACGAACGCATCCTTTACTATAATACGGTATCGAAAGTAAAAGAACAATTGGCAAAAGGTGAAGAACCGCTTTCGTTTGAGCGAGCCGGTCCAAGAGAACACCTTTACTTCGAACCAGCCAAAACACGCGTTGCAATTGTTACCTGCGGCGGTTTATGTCCCGGCCTGAACAATGTAATACGTGGTATTGTAAATAACCTTTGGGAGCGATATGGAGTAAAGAAAATATACGGAATAAAATACGGCTACTCTGGTTTTATTCCTGAATACAATTTCCCCTATATTGAGCTTGATCCTGATGTGGTTGATGATATTCACAAGGCGGGTGGTACCATGTTAGGTTCGTCGCGGGGAAATCAACCCGTAGAAACAATTGTTGACACGCTCGAGCGTCTTAATATAAATATCCTTTTTACTATTGGTGGTGATGGCACCCAGCGCGGAGCACATGCAATTGCCGAAGAAATAAAGAAACGGAATCTGAAAATTTCAATCGCCGGCATTCCCAAAACGATTGACAACGACATCAACATGATCGAGCGTTCTTTTGGTTTCGAAACGGCTTTTTCCATTGCAATGACTGTAATTCAGAATGCGCACTACGAAGCAAAGGGAGTGTACAATGGCATTGCCGTTATAAAACTCATGGGGCGCGACTCTGGTTTTATTGCGGCCAATGCGGCGTTGGCCTGTCCTGACGTAAATTTTGTATTGATCCCGGAAATGGATTTCGATCTGGATGGAGAAAAGGGCTTTCTCACTATTCTGAAAAAAAGGCTTCAGGAAAAGCAACACGCGGTAATTGTAGTTGCAGAAGGTGCCGGTCAGTTCTTTTTTAATAATGATAACGGTAAAGACGCGTCCGGAAATAAAGTTTACGAAGATATCGGCTTGTATATTCGTGATAAAATCAGTGAGGAATTAAAAGCTTCCAACATCCCATTTTCGCTGAAATACATTGACCCGAGCTATATTTTACGCAGTACACCGGCCAATGCAAACGACAGCAAATTTTGTTTCCAGCTGGCGCAAAATGCTGTGCATGCTGCCATGGCCGGAAGAACAGATTTTGTAGTTGGTTACTGGCAGGGAGCTTTTACGGTGCTACCGATTCCGCTGGCTACTAAAGAGCGCAAAAAGGTGAATCTCGAAGGAAACTTATGGGGAAGTGTTATAGAAGCTACAGGGCAACCTGTTTGTATGCAAAACAACTGCCCCTGA
- a CDS encoding TolC family protein — protein sequence MNKIVTILLIMATSLLVQAQQPLTLTDAITKALENNYDIVIAKENQRVAEIDNNWGTAGRYPYINLSLGDNNSVRVVDGDNTTSIGLSGGASVNWTIFDGFSVSITKTRLEELENLSKNNTAVMVEGTIQSVILAYYDVLLQKEILATYNEVMALSQDRYERTEQQKEYGSAVTYDVLQAQNAYLADRASYLLQEVAYKNSKRNLAYLMAETEAIDYEYTDKFEAITKDYMLADLRAQMIENNKSLQNQYINQRLLGNAIASAKSSFSPSLGFTGGVTGSRAGTKVGNMDMDWANSANFYGNLTLSWNLFSGGNRKRALQIAEIDSDIAEIQLTDMQHDLDNSLANLFEFYQVRKELLTVADENLAAAQLNLQISRDKFEAGAINSFNFRDVQEIYLRASQGKLEAIYNFINAQTSLLRLTGVIVQEYE from the coding sequence ATGAATAAAATAGTAACAATATTATTGATAATGGCTACGAGCTTGTTAGTGCAGGCCCAGCAGCCACTTACACTTACCGACGCCATTACCAAGGCGCTGGAAAACAATTACGATATTGTTATTGCCAAAGAAAACCAACGCGTTGCAGAGATTGATAACAACTGGGGAACGGCTGGCCGATATCCCTACATCAATCTATCGTTAGGCGACAACAACTCAGTTCGGGTAGTTGATGGTGACAATACAACCTCTATAGGTTTATCAGGCGGAGCATCGGTAAACTGGACAATTTTCGATGGCTTTTCTGTTAGTATCACAAAAACCCGTTTGGAAGAGTTGGAGAACTTATCGAAAAACAATACGGCTGTTATGGTTGAAGGCACTATTCAATCGGTAATTCTTGCCTATTACGATGTTTTATTGCAAAAAGAAATTCTGGCAACTTACAACGAAGTTATGGCACTTTCGCAAGATCGTTACGAAAGAACTGAACAACAAAAAGAATACGGATCGGCTGTAACTTATGATGTTTTGCAAGCACAAAATGCATATCTGGCCGATCGGGCAAGTTATTTATTGCAGGAAGTAGCTTATAAAAACTCGAAACGAAATCTGGCTTATTTAATGGCAGAAACTGAAGCCATAGATTACGAATACACTGATAAGTTTGAAGCGATAACCAAGGATTACATGCTGGCTGATTTAAGAGCGCAAATGATTGAAAATAACAAAAGCTTGCAGAATCAGTACATCAATCAGCGCCTGTTGGGAAATGCAATTGCATCAGCAAAAAGTTCGTTTTCTCCATCCTTAGGATTTACGGGCGGAGTAACCGGATCACGCGCCGGAACAAAAGTTGGCAACATGGATATGGATTGGGCCAACTCGGCAAACTTTTATGGTAATCTCACGCTTAGCTGGAACTTATTTAGCGGAGGAAACCGGAAACGTGCATTGCAAATTGCTGAGATCGATAGCGATATTGCTGAAATTCAGCTGACCGATATGCAACACGATCTGGATAACAGTCTGGCTAACCTTTTCGAGTTTTACCAGGTACGAAAAGAGTTACTAACGGTTGCCGACGAAAACCTGGCCGCAGCACAACTTAACCTACAAATTTCGCGCGACAAGTTTGAAGCGGGTGCCATTAACTCCTTTAACTTCCGCGATGTTCAGGAAATTTACCTGCGTGCTTCGCAAGGAAAGTTGGAAGCGATTTATAATTTTATCAACGCACAAACATCACTTTTACGATTAACCGGCGTAATTGTACAGGAATACGAATAA